tttcttttttcttttgaggcggagtctccctctgtcgccgagactggagtgcagtggcgtgatcagctcactgcaagctccgcctcctgggttcacgccattctcttgtcccagcctcctgagtagctgggaatacaggcgcccgccaccacgcccggctaatttgttgtatttttttagtagagacggggtttcaccgtgttagccaggatggtctcaatctcctgacctcgtgatccacccgcctcagcctcccaaagtgctgggattacaggcgtgagccaccacgcccggccacatccCAAGCTTTTATCATTGAGTAGCTCCTAAAATGACTTGAACTGAGGAAGTAGAAGGAACCACTGTGAGTTTTTTCTCATGCTGCTTTCAAGCTCTGGGATGGGCTGTGACTTACCACAGCACCCGTTGCCCTTTTGAGCTCATGAAGCACGACACTTGGACAGAGTATTGGAGTGGGACTGCTCCCTGCCTTGACTTGTCTTCCATATTTTCTCAGAGGAAAACCAGACACAGGTCAGCGTTTATGTCAGCAGTGATAATCCCCTAGCAGGATTTATGAATCTTCCCTCTAGCCAACACCTAGGAGCAGTATAGATAAATGCATTTCCAAGTCTGGAAAGTGGGAAGTGAAAAGAGCCAGGATGTTCACAGATGATGACCTTAGGGGCCAGGATGCTCATCCCCACTGGGACAGTTGTAGCCCGCATTCCTAGACTAGCATGGGAGAGAAGCCAGTCAGCAATTCCAACGGCAGTATCTGCATTTCCCCTTATCATTCAGTTCCCATCTCATGGAACCGAGGGGTGGGCGCATACACATACGTGTAGGGACATGAGTGTGCTTGTCCTGAGGTGGCTCCCTGGCCCCGCTGGCCTGGGGTTATGCTTCATCTGCTAGGTACTGGTGATCAGGAGTGATTTGTTAAGCGTTAAGTGCTTGAGGAGGTTGAGACACAGCCAGTGCTCCAGGAGATCCATGTGATGGGTTTTATAGGCCAGTCAGCCCTCCTTCAAGGCATTCCAGCCCTTCCAGCCCTCCTTTAGGGACTACAGCCGTGGTCCCACTTCTTAGAAAAATGCCCAGGCATAAGATGCAGCTGTGGGCAGTCAAGTATTGAATGCACAGGCATCCCCTGCCTTGCGGAAGCCACTCCCCCACCTAAAATCTGCCCACTTCTCTTGTCACTGTGTTCTGAGGCCGTTTCCTCTGGGGGTGTTTTGGGTGAAACCTGGTCTGATTGGGTGAGTTTGTCACGTGGCAGCTACATGTCTTTATTTGGTTTGTCTATTTTAGTCCTCCTAACACTAGTCTTtccaccacccccccccccactttGCCCTCTCTCTTTCTGGCTCCTCCATTCACAAGACAGTGTTTGATGAGGCAAAGTGGGGGTGCAGGTACCTCCAAGACAACTCCCAGCATCTAGTCGCCAAGCTGATAGACTTTCTGCAGTGTTGATTTAATTAGAGGGGAACCAGGTGCTCTGTGCTGTCTCacttgactgattttttttttttttttagttttagttttaggtAAAGAGACTTTATCTTGGTTGTTTAAGAAATCGTCTTGTGTGTGTAGGGTGAGACGGCAGCCTGCAGCGCCCTGAGGGCTGGGGGTGCCCAAAGTGCCCTTTCTTTAAAAAGCTTACATTTGCTATATTTCCAAAAAGATGTCTTGCTTTTGTTTCTGCTGGGCCATGAAAAGGCCTTGGATGTGTGACATTTCACCTTTACATCAGCACCGCTGTGTCTGTCCTCTTGTAGTCTTTCTTTGTCAACATAGTCTTTCTTTGCCAAGCCCAGTGCTTGCCTCTGGACATCGTGCCGGCATGTCAGATGTGGGCCTTCAGATGGAGCCGGGTGGAGGCTGTGGAGCAGTTTCCTGAGCGCGAGGTCTCTGTTCTTTCCGACCTGCTTGGCCCTGATTCCTCACCACCTGGGCAGTTTgctttggttggttggttgtttctGGGGGAGTCTTAACTGGCTGGGCATTTCCTTCTCACACCTGTGTGATTTCACTGGCATTATTGTAAAGAAAGCATCACTGtgttcacacacatgcacagactcTCACAGGTACACAcagctagaatgtaagctcctcgTGGGCAGGAATCTTCTCTCCTTTTCGTCTATTGTGGATGATGTGCCTCCCATGCTTCCAACGGTGGTGGGGTCTGACATAGCAGACACCCAACAAGTACTTGTTCTTGGTGTCTGGAAGTCAAGCTGTGCTGGACTGAGGAGGCAGGCCCCCTTCGTGCAGTCCATGGGCAGCTCAGTGGCTGTTTCTTGGACAAGCCCAGTTCCTCTCCCCACTCCAAGAGCGACTGGTCTTCATTCTCGTCTCTGGTGCGGCTGTTACACACCCAGCTTTCCACTCTGGCAGAGAGGGTGCGGTGGGGCACGGAAAAGCCCCAGGCCCTCCCTCATAGTCAGCCCTTCTCTTTTGCAGGGGGAGCTGATCACCTTCTATTACTATTGGAAGAAGACCCCCGAAGCAGCCAGCTCCCGAGCCCATCGTAGGCACCGCAGGCAGGCCGTGTTCAGGAGGATTAAGACTCGCACTGCGTCCACACCTGTCAACACACCCTCCAGACCCCCGTCCAGTGAATTCTGTGAGTAGGGGTCTTGGCACCACAGTGAGCGGAGGGGAGACTGTTCACAGGCAGCCTGTCCCACTCTGGGCCCATAGGAGCTGATGGCTCCAGGAAACATGAGTGGGTGTGCACCCATGTTCCAGTGCATGTGTGAAACCTGACCTAAATATAGGCctatggtgggggtggggaacagGGTGAGGATTCAGGAGGGAGACTTTAGAACATTATttgtacatttaaatatttctcataAACTCGACATCATCTTAggtttttacaaaaaatatacgTCTTGGCCTGGGATGTTTTTGGCCTTTTCTTGGGAAAGTTTTCCATTTGACAGGTGATGTACTTGATGTCCTGTTTGAATTCTCATTGCACTTTTGGTTGTAATAAGATCAGATtaacactttcttctttttcctcctgctTTACCAAGATCCTCTTTTTGGTCCCAGTATGATGTACAATCTAATGGTGCTGGAGCCCACACCTTCTCACTCCTAAAAAACTGGGATGTAGCAAAAATGCCTTATAGCTCTGTCCTGGCCTGGGACGTTGAACCCGAGGGGCGCCTGTGTTGCTCATGCAGGCGACCAGAAATCACCTAGCAGGACTGGTGGGGGACACTCGGTGAAGATGGAATTTCTCAGGATTGCCTGGACATATTAGGGAGGGGGGCAGCATGGGCGCACTTGTCCCAGTTCAGACTCACCCGTTACGGGCATCAGTGACAGGGCAGGCCCTTAAGTATGGCCCCTCACGCATAAGCCGTCTGTTCTGGTGACTGACACTGAGGAGCTCGAAGTGGTCCTTTACAGAcactgtcccacctcagcctgtgcAGCCAGCCAGTCTGGCTGGTGGCCAGAGCCTGCAGCAGGCCAGAGGTCACAGGGGACCCCCCCGCCTTGGCTGAGTATAATGGTGTCTTCCCCCACCCTCACTATGTGCCTGCCACGCCCAGTGGACCTGAGTTCAGCCAGTGAAGATGACTTCGACAGTGAGGACAGCGAGCAGGAGCTGAAGGGGTACGCCTGCCGCCACTGCTTCACCACCAGTAAGTGGCCTCGTCACGCCCCTGGGTTGGGGCGGGGGCACAAGCACTTCTATGTTCTGAACATTTCATGCATCCAGCTGGAAGCCTGCCAGGGACAGTACTTGATTTGACATTTGCATTGTGCTTCGGGATTAGAGAAAGTTAGAAATGTTTAGTTTACTTTACTCCCCTGCTTGGCAGTCGGTATGGAATACTGACTGGTAGGCAGGACAAGCTGAGTGGGATCGGTGGTTGACACTGTGGTTCCTAGGAGCTTGCTACCAGCTTTTCCTGGGCACCCCAAGATGAAGTGGGCAGCAGATGCTTCTGAATGCCTCTCCTCCTGGCCCTGGGGGAGCAGGGCAGCGCTAGCTCTGGGGTGTTCGGGCCCAGGACTGCATGGTGCTGGTGGCATCAAGTTTGGGTAGAGCCCACAGAAGGGCCCCTCTGCCCAGACATctgcagggagagggagggtTTCCAAGGCTGGCCCCTGCCACTTCCCTCACACAGCCTCTAAAGATTGGCACCACGGAGGCCGGGAGAACATCCTGCTTTGCACCGACTGTCGCATCCACTTCAAGAAATACGGCGAGCTCCCACCTATTGAGAAGCCTGTGGACCCACCACCGTTTATGTTCAAACCCGTCAAGGAAGAGGATGATGGGCTCAGTGGGAAGCATAGCATGAGGACACGGCGGAGTCGGGGCTCGGTGAGTCCCCTGAGGCCATGGGGCTCCTGGCAACTTCTTCAGTTTCCTGGGATGTGTCGAGGCCTGAGCCTACCAGGGGGAGGAAGCGAAAGTCTTGTTTACCAGAGCCCTGGAGGGGAGCTGCTTTGCCTGAGGCAAGGCAGTAGCTTGCCTGTGGGCTGGGAAAAGCGCTCTGTTCTCTCCTTCGAGGGGCCCCAGGGCGGCATGCCGCCCTGGGTTTTATAGCAAACTCTTAGCTTCTGGCTCAGTGCAGGCTCTCCAAGGCCCTGGGAGCTTCTTGCGGTGTCAATTCCATTGTAGCAAATCTCTGCTATTTTAAATTTGCAGGCTCTTTTGTGTTAGGgtgtttgtggtttttttaaaatgtttgatccCATTTTGGAAACTTCTGGTACATTTTTCTGCTCACTGCATAGCTCCTCCCATAAAGAGACTTTGTTTTCTAGGTTGGAAATGTGCCAGAGACTTTGGGAGGGGCTGTTTCCAGGTTTGGGGCTGAGGGTACTGACAGGGTCTTTCCCTTGAGCCTCCCCTATGGCCCCTTCAGGCAGGTGGGTGGGACCTTCCTCCGCCCCTTGTATGCTGTCAGGGCTGGCCCGCCCCGCTCACTCAGAAGGGAGCGGTCCACCAGCCAGAACCGTTGTCTCCTGGTCTCCTGATCTCTTCTGAGCCCTCATGGCTTTGCAGAAACATGCTGAAGCCCTCAGCGGCTTGGGGAGCTGAGCAGCTTTATTTGACAGCTTCATCTCTTTGGGTCACTTCCTGTCCTGTTAGATTAAATCCACAGGCGTTTGATTTCATTTGGTTTGGTTGAGAGAATGGACAATTATGAGGAATAAACAGAAAGGGTAGGGTGCTTTAAAGATGGCCCCAGTCGACTTTCTGCCACTCAGAAAGCGTGGTTCATTTCCAGCACACGTTGTTCAGGACAGTCCCTTGGGATGAGTGCTTTAGGTTTGAGAACCGCTTTCTGGCATGAGCCCACCCATTTCCCCACCTCTTCCCTGAGCTCCACACGGACCTTCATGCAGCCAGCGACGGGCAGGGTAGCCTATTGTTTGCCAAGGTCTAGGATTTGCTGAGAGGCTGATGGGGTGTGCTCTTCAGGCTCCTTCCTGTGGGCTGGGCTCAGGTGGGCCCACATGGGGACCGGGAATCTGGTGTCACCAGTCTTTGGTTTGGGTGGGCAGATGTCGACACTACGCAGTGGTCGGAAGAAGCAGCCAGCAAGCCCTGATGGTCGCACCTCACCCATCAATGAAGACATCCGCTCCAGTGGCCGGAACTCCCCTAGCGCTGCCAGCACCTCCAGCAATGACAGTAAAGCAGAGACAGTGAAGAAGTCGGGCAAGGTCAGGTGCTGGGGGAATAGTAGGGGCTATTCTGTCCCTCCCTTCCATTAAAACTGGGTTGCTGGCATTCGTGATCAGCTCCCTCAGACACAAGGATGCAGCTCAGCATTGTCCTGGCCTAGGGCTGCAGACTGAAGGCTGGGGGCCTAGAGAAAGGGGCTCCAGCACCAACCCTTGGGGGCCACCTCTGTCTGAAACTTCCCAAATTCTCAAAGGTAGAGAGTGTGGGGAGTGGTTAGAACGGCTCCCTCCAGAGCCAAGTACAGTCCTCCCTCGGTATCTTCTGGAGATTGGCTCCAGAGCCTCCACCTCCACCGCccaggataccaaaatccacaggtGCTCAAATCTCATATACGTTGACACAGTGTTTTGCACGTAACCAGTCACATCCTCCTGTAGACTCTAAATCATCCCTAGGTTACTTCTACTGCCCAGTACAATGTAAACGCAGTAAACAGTGGTTCCACTGCCTTGTTTAGGAGACAATGACAAGAAAACACTATGTGCATGTTCAGTATAGATGTAACCATCATAGTCCTGCCTACATTTTCAGTCCGCGGTTGCTTGAATGTGAGGATGCAAACCTACAGATGCGGAGGGCTGGCTGTCATTCCCACCCCCAGATACGTGCTCCTTCTTGGCCCTAGTTGACCCTTCTAGAGCTTTTTGCTCCTGGAGATGGAACTCAGAATGAGGGAGCAAAGTTGTCTATAAACTGTCGTCATTTCCCTGCTGAGGCTGATGGGATGGCCTCCCTTGGCCTGATTGCTCCTTGTGGGCTTCCCCctgcagaaggtgaaggaggaagcCTCTTCCCCTCTTAAGAGTACCAAACGCCAGCGGGAGAAGGTGGCCTCTGATACGGAGGAGGCTGACAGGACCAGCTCCAAGAAGACAAAAACGCAGGTGAGGTTTGCCGCTGAGCCTTGCTGAGTTAAGCTAATGCTTCTTCAGAAGCCCCCAGCCGGGGTTCTCCCTAGTCGGTGGCCGTGCCCTGTCTCCTAGTGTGGGGCTGGAGTGGCCCTTGACACTGGCTGGGTTGGGGCACGACCTGTGGTTCTGGAGCTAAGCTTGCTACTTCATCTGCTCAAACCCTTACTGTGTGTCCAGTGCTGGCGGTGCAGAGCAGACAGGGCTCTGCCCTCCTGGGACTTCCATCCTTCCCTTCTCTGATTCTAGGAGATCAGCCGGCCCAACTCACCATCTGAAGGCGAGGGAGAGAGTTCAGACAGTCGCAGCGTCAACGATGAGGGTAGCAGTGACCCCAAAGACATCGACCAGGACAATCGCAGCACGTCCCCGAGCATCCCCAGCCCCCAGGACAATGAGAGTGACTCGGACTCGTCAGCCCAGCAGCAGATGCTGcaggcccagcccccagccttgcAGGCTCCCACTGGGGTCACCCCAGCTCCCTCCTCAGCTCCTCCAGGGACCCCTCAGCTGCCTGCGCCAGGGCCCATGCCTTCTGCCACTGCAGTTCCCCCGCAGGGCTCCCCCACGGCCTCCCAGGCCCCTAACCAGCCGCAGGCTCCCACAGCGCCTGTTCCGCATACCCACATCCAACAGGCACCGGCCCTGCACCCCCAGCGGCCACCCTCCCCGCATCCCCCGCCACATCCCTCACCGCACCCCCCTCTGCAGCCTCTGACTGGGTCGGCAGGCCAGCCCTCTGCACCGTCTCATGCCCAGCCCACCCTGCACGGTCAGGGCCCACCTGGCCCTCACAGCCTACAGACTGGGCCCCTGCTGCAGCACCCAGGCCCCCCACAGCCCTTTGGCCTCCCTCCCCAGGCCTCCCAAGGCCAGGCCCCTCTGGGGACCTCCCCAGCCGCAGCACACCCTCACACCTCCCTGCAGCTGCCAGCCTCTCAGTCGGCGCTGCAGTCCCAACAGCCTCCACGGGAGCAGCCCCTGCCGCCAGCGCCCTTGGCCATGCCCCACATCAAGCCCCCGCCCACCACTCCCATCCCCCAGCTGCCGGCGCCACAGGCCCACAAGCACCCTCCCCACCTCTCAGGGCCCTCGCCCTTCTCCATGAATGCCAACCTGCCGCCCCCTCCAGCCCTGAAGCCCCTGAGCTCCCTGTCCACACACCATCCCCCGTCGGctcaccccccacccctgcagctCATGCCTCAGAGCCAGCCGTTGCCCTCCTCACCTGCCCAGCCCCCTGGGCTGACCCAGAGCCAGAACCTGCCCccgcctcctgcctcccaccccccTACAGGCCTCCACCAGGTGGCCCCCCAACCCCCATTTGCTCAGCACCCCTTTGTCCCTGGAGGCCCTCCTCCCATCACCCCTCCGACCTGCCCCTCCACCTCTACCCCACCGGCGGGACCTGGCACCTCAGCCCAGCCACCCTGTTCTGCTGCGGTGGCTTCAGGAGGCAGCATAGCAGGGGGGTCATCCTGCCCACTCCCCACGGTCCAGATCAAGGAGGAGGCTCTGGATGACGCTGAGGAGCCTGAgagcccccctcccccaccaaggAGCCCATCCCCTGAGCCCACTGTGGTGGACACCCCCAGCCACGCCAGCCAGTCAGCTAGGTAAGCTTCCTAGAGCTCCGGGACAGGTCAGGCACAGGTGGGCTGGTGGGGGCAAGTTCtggtgggagggagggacggGGTGGGTTTTGGCAGGAGCTCCCAGCAAGATCTGTGGCTTTTCTCAGGTTCTACAAACACCTGGACCGGGGCTACAACTCGTGTGCACGGACAGACCTGTACTTCATGCCTCTGGCCGGGTCCAAGCTGGCCaagaagagggaggaggccaTTGAGAAGGCCAAGCGCGAGGCTGAGCAGAAAGCCCGAGAGGAGCGAGAGcgggagaaggaaaaggagaaggagcgGGAGCGGGAACGAGAGCGGGAGCGCGAGGCAGAGCGGGCAGCTGTGAGTCCAGGGTTGGCGAGGTGTGAGGGGGGCGCTGTTCCGTCCTGCGCCTGAGAGCCACGCTGGGCCACCCAGCACTGCCCTTGgctgcctgactcggcctcctgGCAGCTAGAGGGTTGGGTGCTATTTACACCCTCTCTCCACGCCTGACGGGGGCTGCACGTCCCAAGCTGCCGGGGTAACTGCACATGGCAGGTCTAGGCTGACTCCCAGCAGTAACTGGGCGTCCTCCTGCCTGAGGGCCTTCAAGGAAAGGGCCTGTCCTTCCCCTGTAGCCTTTGGGTTCATAACTTCTAAGTAATTTGAAGGAGCCAGGGAGAAGCACAAGGGGTGCCTTGAGAGAAGACCCGAGCACTCAGGCGGTAACCAGGCCTCGAGGGGCCTCTCCAGCTGTCCTGCCTGTGGCCGCCTcatgggctgggtgctgtggtggTGGCCAGCTCTCTGCTGTCGTCGGGAGGAGAGGGCAgccaacccaggaggtggcatgAGGGGCTCCCGGTGAGGTTCCTGGCCTGCTGGGCTCACTCACCCGTGCCCCCTGGCTGTCACTGCCAGGCACACCCTCACACGTAGACACCTCACGCATGAGCTTTGTCTCACAGGGGCACACTCCCATCTGGGCCTGAGGGGAGCTGCAGGCACAGATGAGCCCGACCCTGCAGGGCCTGGACTGCATCCTGGTGTCAGGCCAAGGCCAGGGCCGGGTCTCTGTGGAGGGACCAGGGTGGCCTGTCAGAGCAGGCCAGGAGCAGGACCAGGCCCACCTCCGCATTATGGGTCAAGCGGAGACGCTCTGGGGCGCTCTGGGGACCcctcatgttttcttttccttccgcAGAAGGCATCCAGCTCAGCGCATGAAGGTCGTCTCAGTGACCCCCAGCTCAGTGGTCCTGGCCATATGCGGCCATCCTTCGAGCCACCACCCACCACCATTGCTGCCGTGCCCCCCTACATCGGGCCTGACACACCTGCCCTTCGGACTTTGAGCGAGTACGCCCGGCCCCATGTCATGTCGCCCACCAACCGCAACCACCCCTTCTACATGCCCCTTAACCCCACGGACCCCCTGCTGGCCTACCACATGCCTGGCCTCTACAACGTCGACCCCACCATCCGCGAGCGGGAGCTCCGGGAGCGGGAGATCCGAGAGCGGGAGATCCGGGAGCGCGAGCTGCGGGAGAGGATGAAACCGGGCTTCGAGGTGAAGCCCCCAGAGCTGGACCCCCTACACCCAGCCGCCAACCCCATGGAGCACTTTGCCCGGCACAGCGCCCTCACCATACCCCCGACGGCCGGGCCCCACCCTTTTGCTTCTTTCCACCCGGGCCTGAACCCCTTGGAGAGGGAGAGACTGGCCCTGGCGGGCCCCCAGCTGCGGCCCGAGATGAGCTACCCTGACAGACTGGCAGCAGAGCGTATCCACGCAGAGCGCATGGCATCACTGACCAGCGACCCCCTGGCCCGACTGCAGATGTTCAACGTGACTCCACACCATCACCAGCACTCACACATtcactcccacctccacctccaccagcaGGACCCCCTCCACCAAGGTGCGTGCCCCGGCGTGGCAGGTGGGACAGAGGCACAGGGAGGGGTGCAGAGCCTGATGAGTGACAGTCACCATCCAGGAGC
This DNA window, taken from Macaca mulatta isolate MMU2019108-1 chromosome 1, T2T-MMU8v2.0, whole genome shotgun sequence, encodes the following:
- the RERE gene encoding arginine-glutamic acid dipeptide repeats protein isoform X1, which produces MTADKDKDKEKEKDRDRDRDREREKRDKARESENSRPRRSCTLEGGAKNYAESDHSEDEDNDNNSATAEESTKKNKKKPPKKKSRYERTDTGEITSYITEDDVVYRPGDCVYIESRRPNTPYFICSIQDFKLVHNSQACCRSPTPALCDPPACSLPVASQPPQHLSEAGRGPVGSKRDHLLMNVKWYYRQSEVPDSVYQHLVQDRHNENDSGRELVITDPVIKNRELFISDYVDTYHAAALRGKCNISHFSDIFAAREFKARVDSFFYILGYNPETRRLNSTQGEIRVGPSHQAKLPDLQPFPSPDGDTVTQHEELVWMPGVNDCDLLMYLRAARSMAAFAGMCDGGSTEDGCVAASRDDTTLNALNTLHESGYDAGKALQRLVKKPVPKLIEKCWTEDEVKRFVKGLRQYGKNFFRIRKELLPNKETTNSAGAGSESRSTSSVTCHCLSPTQLRLGELITFYYYWKKTPEAASSRAHRRHRRQAVFRRIKTRTASTPVNTPSRPPSSEFLDLSSASEDDFDSEDSEQELKGYACRHCFTTTSKDWHHGGRENILLCTDCRIHFKKYGELPPIEKPVDPPPFMFKPVKEEDDGLSGKHSMRTRRSRGSMSTLRSGRKKQPASPDGRTSPINEDIRSSGRNSPSAASTSSNDSKAETVKKSGKKVKEEASSPLKSTKRQREKVASDTEEADRTSSKKTKTQEISRPNSPSEGEGESSDSRSVNDEGSSDPKDIDQDNRSTSPSIPSPQDNESDSDSSAQQQMLQAQPPALQAPTGVTPAPSSAPPGTPQLPAPGPMPSATAVPPQGSPTASQAPNQPQAPTAPVPHTHIQQAPALHPQRPPSPHPPPHPSPHPPLQPLTGSAGQPSAPSHAQPTLHGQGPPGPHSLQTGPLLQHPGPPQPFGLPPQASQGQAPLGTSPAAAHPHTSLQLPASQSALQSQQPPREQPLPPAPLAMPHIKPPPTTPIPQLPAPQAHKHPPHLSGPSPFSMNANLPPPPALKPLSSLSTHHPPSAHPPPLQLMPQSQPLPSSPAQPPGLTQSQNLPPPPASHPPTGLHQVAPQPPFAQHPFVPGGPPPITPPTCPSTSTPPAGPGTSAQPPCSAAVASGGSIAGGSSCPLPTVQIKEEALDDAEEPESPPPPPRSPSPEPTVVDTPSHASQSARFYKHLDRGYNSCARTDLYFMPLAGSKLAKKREEAIEKAKREAEQKAREEREREKEKEKEREREREREREAERAAKASSSAHEGRLSDPQLSGPGHMRPSFEPPPTTIAAVPPYIGPDTPALRTLSEYARPHVMSPTNRNHPFYMPLNPTDPLLAYHMPGLYNVDPTIRERELREREIREREIRERELRERMKPGFEVKPPELDPLHPAANPMEHFARHSALTIPPTAGPHPFASFHPGLNPLERERLALAGPQLRPEMSYPDRLAAERIHAERMASLTSDPLARLQMFNVTPHHHQHSHIHSHLHLHQQDPLHQGSAGPVHPLVDPLTAGPHLARFPYPPGTLPNPLLGQPPHEHEMLRHPVFGTPYPRDLPGAIPPPMSAAHQLQAMHAQSAELQRLAMEQQWLHGHPHMHGGHLPSQEDYYSRLKKEGDKQL
- the RERE gene encoding arginine-glutamic acid dipeptide repeats protein isoform X6, producing MTADKDKDKEKEKDRDRDRDREREKRDKARESENSRPRRSCTLEGGAKNYAESDHSEDEDNDNNSATAEESTKKNKKKPPKKKSRYERTDTGEITSYITEDDVVYRPGDCVYIESRRPNTPYFICSIQDFKLSKRDHLLMNVKWYYRQSEVPDSVYQHLVQDRHNENDSGRELVITDPVIKNRELFISDYVDTYHAAALRGKCNISHFSDIFAAREFKARVDSFFYILGYNPETRRLNSTQGEIRVGPSHQAKLPDLQPFPSPDGDTVTQHEELVWMPGVNDCDLLMYLRAARSMAAFAGMCDGGSTEDGCVAASRDDTTLNALNTLHESGYDAGKALQRLVKKPVPKLIEKCWTEDEVKRFVKGLRQYGKNFFRIRKELLPNKETGELITFYYYWKKTPEAASSRAHRRHRRQAVFRRIKTRTASTPVNTPSRPPSSEFLDLSSASEDDFDSEDSEQELKGYACRHCFTTTSKDWHHGGRENILLCTDCRIHFKKYGELPPIEKPVDPPPFMFKPVKEEDDGLSGKHSMRTRRSRGSMSTLRSGRKKQPASPDGRTSPINEDIRSSGRNSPSAASTSSNDSKAETVKKSGKKVKEEASSPLKSTKRQREKVASDTEEADRTSSKKTKTQEISRPNSPSEGEGESSDSRSVNDEGSSDPKDIDQDNRSTSPSIPSPQDNESDSDSSAQQQMLQAQPPALQAPTGVTPAPSSAPPGTPQLPAPGPMPSATAVPPQGSPTASQAPNQPQAPTAPVPHTHIQQAPALHPQRPPSPHPPPHPSPHPPLQPLTGSAGQPSAPSHAQPTLHGQGPPGPHSLQTGPLLQHPGPPQPFGLPPQASQGQAPLGTSPAAAHPHTSLQLPASQSALQSQQPPREQPLPPAPLAMPHIKPPPTTPIPQLPAPQAHKHPPHLSGPSPFSMNANLPPPPALKPLSSLSTHHPPSAHPPPLQLMPQSQPLPSSPAQPPGLTQSQNLPPPPASHPPTGLHQVAPQPPFAQHPFVPGGPPPITPPTCPSTSTPPAGPGTSAQPPCSAAVASGGSIAGGSSCPLPTVQIKEEALDDAEEPESPPPPPRSPSPEPTVVDTPSHASQSARFYKHLDRGYNSCARTDLYFMPLAGSKLAKKREEAIEKAKREAEQKAREEREREKEKEKEREREREREREAERAAKASSSAHEGRLSDPQLSGPGHMRPSFEPPPTTIAAVPPYIGPDTPALRTLSEYARPHVMSPTNRNHPFYMPLNPTDPLLAYHMPGLYNVDPTIRERELREREIREREIRERELRERMKPGFEVKPPELDPLHPAANPMEHFARHSALTIPPTAGPHPFASFHPGLNPLERERLALAGPQLRPEMSYPDRLAAERIHAERMASLTSDPLARLQMFNVTPHHHQHSHIHSHLHLHQQDPLHQGSAGPVHPLVDPLTAGPHLARFPYPPGTLPNPLLGQPPHEHEMLRHPVFGTPYPRDLPGAIPPPMSAAHQLQAMHAQSAELQRLAMEQQWLHGHPHMHGGHLPSQEDYYSRLKKEGDKQL
- the RERE gene encoding arginine-glutamic acid dipeptide repeats protein isoform X12 → MDDPFSPCRRLNSTQGEIRVGPSHQAKLPDLQPFPSPDGDTVTQHEELVWMPGVNDCDLLMYLRAARSMAAFAGMCDGGSTEDGCVAASRDDTTLNALNTLHESGYDAGKALQRLVKKPVPKLIEKCWTEDEVKRFVKGLRQYGKNFFRIRKELLPNKETGELITFYYYWKKTPEAASSRAHRRHRRQAVFRRIKTRTASTPVNTPSRPPSSEFLDLSSASEDDFDSEDSEQELKGYACRHCFTTTSKDWHHGGRENILLCTDCRIHFKKYGELPPIEKPVDPPPFMFKPVKEEDDGLSGKHSMRTRRSRGSMSTLRSGRKKQPASPDGRTSPINEDIRSSGRNSPSAASTSSNDSKAETVKKSGKKVKEEASSPLKSTKRQREKVASDTEEADRTSSKKTKTQEISRPNSPSEGEGESSDSRSVNDEGSSDPKDIDQDNRSTSPSIPSPQDNESDSDSSAQQQMLQAQPPALQAPTGVTPAPSSAPPGTPQLPAPGPMPSATAVPPQGSPTASQAPNQPQAPTAPVPHTHIQQAPALHPQRPPSPHPPPHPSPHPPLQPLTGSAGQPSAPSHAQPTLHGQGPPGPHSLQTGPLLQHPGPPQPFGLPPQASQGQAPLGTSPAAAHPHTSLQLPASQSALQSQQPPREQPLPPAPLAMPHIKPPPTTPIPQLPAPQAHKHPPHLSGPSPFSMNANLPPPPALKPLSSLSTHHPPSAHPPPLQLMPQSQPLPSSPAQPPGLTQSQNLPPPPASHPPTGLHQVAPQPPFAQHPFVPGGPPPITPPTCPSTSTPPAGPGTSAQPPCSAAVASGGSIAGGSSCPLPTVQIKEEALDDAEEPESPPPPPRSPSPEPTVVDTPSHASQSARFYKHLDRGYNSCARTDLYFMPLAGSKLAKKREEAIEKAKREAEQKAREEREREKEKEKEREREREREREAERAAASSSAHEGRLSDPQLSGPGHMRPSFEPPPTTIAAVPPYIGPDTPALRTLSEYARPHVMSPTNRNHPFYMPLNPTDPLLAYHMPGLYNVDPTIRERELREREIREREIRERELRERMKPGFEVKPPELDPLHPAANPMEHFARHSALTIPPTAGPHPFASFHPGLNPLERERLALAGPQLRPEMSYPDRLAAERIHAERMASLTSDPLARLQMFNVTPHHHQHSHIHSHLHLHQQDPLHQGSAGPVHPLVDPLTAGPHLARFPYPPGTLPNPLLGQPPHEHEMLRHPVFGTPYPRDLPGAIPPPMSAAHQLQAMHAQSAELQRLAMEQQWLHGHPHMHGGHLPSQEDYYSRLKKEGDKQL